Proteins co-encoded in one Pseudorca crassidens isolate mPseCra1 unplaced genomic scaffold, mPseCra1.hap1 Scaffold_332, whole genome shotgun sequence genomic window:
- the LOC137218179 gene encoding metabotropic glutamate receptor 7-like — translation MVQLGKLLRALTLMKFPCCVLEVLLCALAAAARGQEMYASHSIRIEGDVTLGGLFPVHAKGPSGVPCGDIKRENGIHRLEAMLYALDQINSDPNLLPNVTLGARILDTCSRDTYALEQSLTFVQALIQKDTSAVRCTNGEPPVFVKPEKVVGVIGASGSLVSTVVANILRLFQVGGRSLRGRARRSSLRSLS, via the coding sequence ATGGTCCAGCTGGGGAAGCTGCTCCGCGCCCTGACTTTGATGAAGTTTCCCTGCTGCGTGCTGGAGGTGCTTCTGTGcgcgctggcggcggcggcgcgcggccaGGAGATGTACGCCTCGCACTCCATTCGGATCGAGGGGGACGTCACCCTCGGGGGGCTGTTCCCGGTGCACGCGAAGGGTCCCAGCGGAGTGCCCTGCGGCGACATCAAGAGGGAGAACGGGATCCACAGGCTGGAAGCGATGCTCTACGCCCTGGACCAGATCAACAGCGATCCCAACCTGCTGCCCAACGTGACGCTGGGAGCGCGGATCCTGGACACTTGTTCCAGGGACACTTATGCGCTCGAACAGTCGCTCACTTTCGTCCAGGCGCTCATCCAGAAGGACACCTCCGCAGTGCGCTGCACCAACGGCGAGCCTCCGGTTTTCGTCAAGCCCGAGAAAGTAGTTGGAGTGATTGGGGCTTCGGGGAGTTTGGTCTCCACCGTGGTAGCCAACATCCTGAGGCTTTTCCAGGTAGGGGGGCGCTCCCTCCGGGGCAGAGCGCGCCGTAGCTCCCTGCGCTCTTTATCCTGA